In Thermococcus stetteri, one genomic interval encodes:
- a CDS encoding DUF4268 domain-containing protein — MVEIARLNISPIRKVLLVGNIEILEEKIGVELEDIKREYQIGNYFADILARDTNSGAMVIIENQFGKTNHDHLGKILTYASGVDAKVIVWIAEKFSDEHKQALNWLNENAGQDIGFFGLEVKAVRIGSSPYAVDFDVVVMPNQWQKIGRNIANKLSPRQELYLDIWRRVLERYGKNLRPQPGYRMVFGSGVSDVPYEWRIWEDKFAIGIYIGKPSSEENERIQRCLKEHADEIAEALGIPPSEIKWEEPPGTTRGSKRMSIYYPLEKPPFEMTEKEREELAKRLASEMRKLEKATKKILQRCH; from the coding sequence ATGGTAGAAATTGCTCGTTTGAACATCTCCCCGATTAGGAAGGTCTTGCTGGTTGGAAACATTGAGATTCTTGAAGAGAAAATAGGCGTGGAACTTGAGGACATCAAAAGAGAATATCAGATTGGAAACTATTTCGCGGACATACTTGCGAGGGATACCAACAGCGGGGCAATGGTTATCATTGAGAATCAGTTTGGAAAGACAAACCACGACCACCTTGGAAAAATTCTCACGTATGCCTCTGGGGTAGATGCTAAGGTTATAGTATGGATAGCCGAGAAATTTTCGGATGAACACAAGCAGGCATTAAACTGGCTGAACGAAAACGCAGGCCAAGATATTGGGTTCTTTGGGCTGGAGGTAAAAGCCGTTAGGATTGGAAGTTCTCCCTACGCAGTAGATTTTGATGTTGTTGTTATGCCAAATCAATGGCAAAAAATTGGCAGAAACATCGCTAATAAATTAAGTCCCCGGCAGGAACTCTATCTGGACATCTGGAGGAGGGTTCTTGAGAGATACGGTAAAAACCTGAGACCTCAACCCGGGTACCGGATGGTGTTCGGCAGTGGGGTTTCCGATGTTCCTTACGAGTGGCGCATATGGGAGGATAAGTTCGCGATTGGTATTTACATAGGAAAACCATCATCCGAGGAAAACGAACGAATACAGAGATGTCTCAAGGAGCACGCCGATGAAATAGCTGAAGCTTTGGGCATTCCCCCTTCGGAGATTAAATGGGAGGAACCTCCCGGAACAACTAGGGGTTCAAAGAGGATGAGCATCTACTATCCCCTCGAAAAGCCTCCCTTCGAGATGACGGAGAAAGAAAGGGAAGAGCTCGCCAAGAGACTTGCTTCAGAGATGAGAAAGCTGGAGAAAGCCACAAAGAAGATACTCCAGAGGTGTCACTAG
- a CDS encoding cobyric acid synthase: protein MGKTLMVQGTMSGAGKSLLVAALCRVFTNLGYDVVPFKSQNMSLNSAPSIEGGEISRAQYLQAIACRKKPSVKFNPILLKPEGNLRSQVVFMGKPVGSVSAWDYMLSRKEELFGKAMDVLKGLMEEHDLVIIEGAGSPVEINLKDYDIANMRVAKAVNAPVILVADIDRGGSFAQIVGTMELLSEEERELILGFVFNKFRGDPSLLEPGFEFLERRYGKPVLGVVPYVEHRLPEEDSLAEFPKVKGELHIQVIKLPHISNFTDFEPLHWANGVDYVTKAEEIEGDVIIIPGSKNTVEDLLWLRENGFEDAILEAHREGAFVVGICGGFQMLGKKIIDKVESKRGEVRGIGLLPAKTVFEKVKRTNHLKAQVLWGPARGMGVEGYEIRFGRSTSERPFSVITAINGAKTFEPEGAIGKSTFGTYLHGIFHNFAFTERFLNMLRTEKGLEPMKIEGWSIEEEIERFSTVVERNLDVGRILEGLGL, encoded by the coding sequence ATGGGTAAAACCCTGATGGTTCAGGGGACGATGTCAGGGGCCGGAAAGTCCCTCCTCGTTGCGGCCCTCTGCAGGGTATTCACCAACCTCGGCTACGACGTCGTTCCCTTCAAGAGCCAGAACATGAGCCTCAACTCAGCACCAAGCATCGAGGGCGGAGAGATAAGCCGCGCCCAGTATCTGCAGGCAATAGCGTGCAGAAAAAAGCCGAGCGTGAAGTTCAATCCAATCCTCCTCAAGCCAGAGGGAAACCTGAGGAGCCAGGTAGTCTTCATGGGGAAGCCGGTAGGTAGCGTTTCTGCCTGGGATTATATGCTCTCACGGAAGGAAGAGCTCTTCGGGAAGGCAATGGACGTCCTGAAAGGCCTCATGGAAGAACATGACCTCGTGATAATCGAAGGTGCTGGCTCACCTGTCGAGATAAACCTCAAGGACTACGACATAGCCAACATGCGTGTGGCAAAGGCCGTTAACGCTCCAGTCATCCTGGTGGCGGACATAGACAGGGGAGGGAGCTTCGCCCAGATCGTTGGGACAATGGAGCTTTTGAGCGAGGAGGAGCGAGAGCTAATCCTCGGCTTCGTCTTCAACAAGTTCAGAGGTGACCCTTCCCTCCTGGAACCGGGCTTCGAGTTCCTTGAGAGGCGCTACGGAAAGCCCGTTCTCGGAGTAGTTCCTTACGTTGAGCACCGCTTACCGGAAGAGGACTCTCTCGCCGAGTTCCCGAAGGTTAAGGGCGAGCTTCACATACAGGTAATCAAGCTCCCCCACATAAGCAACTTCACGGACTTTGAACCGCTCCACTGGGCGAACGGGGTTGATTACGTCACCAAAGCGGAGGAAATCGAGGGTGACGTTATCATAATCCCCGGGAGCAAGAACACGGTGGAGGATTTGCTCTGGCTTCGTGAAAATGGCTTTGAAGATGCTATACTAGAGGCTCATCGCGAAGGCGCTTTCGTCGTTGGAATCTGCGGCGGCTTCCAGATGCTAGGGAAGAAGATAATAGACAAAGTTGAGTCGAAGCGCGGTGAGGTAAGGGGCATTGGCCTTCTGCCAGCCAAGACCGTCTTCGAGAAAGTCAAGAGGACGAACCACCTGAAGGCCCAGGTTCTATGGGGGCCGGCTAGGGGAATGGGGGTTGAGGGTTACGAGATACGCTTCGGCAGGAGCACCTCGGAGAGGCCCTTCTCGGTCATAACTGCTATCAACGGGGCGAAAACCTTTGAGCCTGAAGGGGCAATTGGCAAGAGCACCTTTGGAACTTACCTTCACGGTATATTCCACAACTTCGCTTTTACTGAGCGCTTTCTCAACATGCTGAGGACAGAGAAGGGCCTTGAGCCTATGAAAATAGAAGGCTGGAGCATCGAGGAAGAGATAGAGAGGTTCTCAACGGTCGTTGAGAGGAATCTCGACGTGGGGAGAATTTTGGAGGGGCTGGGGCTCTAG
- a CDS encoding NTP transferase domain-containing protein — MIIILAGGRSSRMGREKPVLKIAGKEMLLRVYEAASAVDETIVALSRNTPKTKELCLREGVPFVETPGRGYVEDVKWLLREFGPFISSSADLPFVKASDFYSIKSAFDGKESLTGVLPIERVPGDIKPLVYRGYAIVGLNAVGLEGERFFELDNPLLALNVNTPEELKLAERIGELVGRWRTRSSRARWPSSGF; from the coding sequence AAAAACCGGTTTTGAAGATAGCCGGAAAGGAAATGCTCCTCAGGGTCTACGAAGCCGCATCAGCGGTTGACGAAACCATCGTGGCCCTCTCAAGAAACACTCCAAAGACGAAGGAGCTCTGCCTCAGGGAGGGGGTTCCCTTCGTCGAGACCCCCGGGAGGGGCTACGTTGAGGACGTGAAGTGGCTTTTAAGGGAGTTCGGGCCTTTCATCAGCTCGTCCGCGGACCTTCCCTTCGTAAAGGCGAGCGATTTCTACTCGATTAAGAGCGCTTTCGATGGAAAGGAAAGCCTGACCGGGGTTTTACCCATTGAGAGGGTCCCAGGAGACATTAAACCCCTCGTTTACAGGGGCTACGCTATAGTGGGCCTCAATGCGGTGGGCTTAGAGGGGGAGCGGTTCTTTGAGCTTGATAACCCGCTTTTGGCGCTGAACGTGAACACGCCGGAAGAGTTAAAGCTCGCGGAGAGGATAGGGGAGCTGGTGGGAAGATGGAGGACGAGGAGTTCAAGGGCGCGTTGGCCTTCATCGGGATTTTAA
- a CDS encoding radical SAM protein: MRVYHIVRFKSESAYVLFDGCSWNCSFCVWREVTRWSLCLPEETRRTLEALWENGKVRYLSVDEVVEKLEEAEVTRAFLGGGEPTLDPELKALMRALRREGIKPWLVTNGENLDDEMVELAEGITFSIKALDDDLHRVVTGVSNARALENFKRYAKTGKLVAETVFAPGIVECDEIERIARFIASIDPTMALRIDPLVQGVNLERVDDCIERLKGILPGTNRIRVKGKVEPPEVLYPEVEEWVKP; this comes from the coding sequence GTGAGGGTCTATCACATTGTCAGGTTCAAGAGTGAAAGCGCCTACGTTCTCTTCGACGGCTGCAGCTGGAACTGCTCCTTCTGCGTGTGGAGGGAGGTAACGCGCTGGAGCCTCTGCCTGCCCGAGGAAACACGCAGGACTCTCGAGGCACTGTGGGAAAATGGAAAGGTCAGGTATCTTTCAGTTGATGAAGTGGTCGAGAAGCTGGAGGAAGCCGAGGTAACCAGGGCCTTCCTCGGTGGTGGAGAGCCGACTTTAGACCCGGAGCTTAAGGCTCTAATGCGCGCCCTTCGGAGGGAGGGAATAAAGCCGTGGCTCGTCACGAACGGCGAGAACCTTGACGATGAGATGGTGGAGCTCGCGGAGGGAATAACCTTCAGCATAAAGGCCCTTGACGATGACCTCCACAGGGTCGTAACGGGCGTATCGAACGCGAGAGCACTTGAGAACTTCAAACGCTACGCCAAAACCGGAAAGCTCGTTGCTGAGACTGTATTTGCACCGGGAATTGTTGAGTGCGACGAGATAGAGAGGATTGCCCGTTTCATTGCCTCCATTGACCCAACCATGGCGCTCAGGATAGACCCGCTCGTCCAGGGCGTGAACCTCGAAAGGGTCGACGATTGCATAGAGCGATTGAAGGGAATCCTTCCCGGTACGAACAGGATTCGGGTTAAGGGAAAAGTTGAGCCTCCCGAAGTCCTCTACCCGGAGGTGGAAGAATGGGTAAAACCCTGA